A DNA window from Streptococcus sp. LPB0220 contains the following coding sequences:
- a CDS encoding tRNA (mnm(5)s(2)U34)-methyltransferase gives MLRPLEMAHQFLAEVITKEDVVVDATMGNGHDTAFLAKLAGQVYAFDIQEQALVNTQERLEKLGLQHVQLILDGHQHVDQYVETLKAAIFNLGYLPSADKSVITLPATTIEAMEKICARLEKGGRMALMIYYGHEGGDIERDAVLDFVSQLPQKEYTATIYRTLNQVNQPPFLVMIEKLESYRHG, from the coding sequence ATGCTTCGACCACTTGAAATGGCCCATCAATTTTTAGCAGAAGTCATCACCAAAGAAGATGTCGTGGTAGATGCCACCATGGGAAATGGACATGATACGGCCTTTTTAGCCAAACTAGCAGGCCAGGTCTATGCCTTTGATATTCAAGAACAGGCCCTTGTAAATACCCAAGAAAGATTGGAAAAGTTGGGGCTTCAGCATGTTCAGTTGATTTTAGATGGCCACCAGCATGTGGACCAATATGTGGAGACTCTCAAAGCAGCTATTTTTAATCTAGGTTATCTGCCATCTGCGGATAAATCGGTCATTACTCTTCCGGCTACTACTATTGAAGCGATGGAAAAAATCTGTGCTCGCCTAGAAAAAGGTGGTCGAATGGCTTTGATGATCTATTATGGTCATGAGGGAGGAGACATCGAGCGTGATGCAGTGCTGGACTTTGTCAGCCAGCTCCCACAAAAAGAATATACAGCGACCATCTACCGGACACTGAATCAAGTGAACCAACCACCGTTTTTGGTCATGATTGAAAAATTAGAAAGCTATCGTCATGGATAA
- a CDS encoding TIGR01212 family radical SAM protein (This family includes YhcC from E. coli K-12, an uncharacterized radical SAM protein.) yields MKGMKSYNTLNDYYRTLFGEKTFKVPIDAGFDCPNRDGTVAHGGCTFCTVSGSGDAIVAPEAPIREQFYKEIDFMHRKWPDVKKYLVYFQNFTNTHDKVDVIRERYEQAINEPGVVGINIGTRPDCLPDDTLAYLAELTERMHVTIELGLQTTYEATSQLINRAHSYDLYVETVKRIRQQVPKAEIVSHLINGLPGETHEMMVENVRRCVTDNEIDGIKLHLLHLMTNTRMQRDYHEGRLQLMSQEEYVKVICDQLEIIPKHIVIHRITGDAPRDMLIGPMWSLNKWEVLNAIETEMRRRGSTQGCKLEEKESANASTT; encoded by the coding sequence ATGAAGGGTATGAAATCCTACAATACCTTGAATGATTATTATCGAACCTTATTTGGAGAAAAGACCTTTAAAGTCCCTATTGATGCAGGCTTTGATTGTCCTAATCGTGACGGAACAGTCGCCCATGGTGGCTGTACTTTTTGCACGGTCTCAGGTTCAGGAGATGCCATTGTGGCCCCAGAAGCTCCGATTCGAGAACAATTTTACAAAGAGATTGATTTTATGCATCGGAAATGGCCGGATGTGAAGAAGTACCTGGTCTATTTTCAAAATTTCACCAATACCCACGATAAGGTGGACGTCATTCGAGAGCGTTATGAGCAGGCCATCAATGAACCAGGAGTAGTAGGAATCAACATCGGTACGCGTCCGGATTGTTTACCAGATGATACCTTGGCCTATCTAGCAGAGCTGACCGAGCGCATGCATGTGACGATTGAGTTGGGGCTTCAGACGACTTATGAAGCGACGTCTCAATTAATCAATCGGGCCCATAGTTATGACCTCTATGTGGAAACAGTCAAGCGGATTCGCCAACAGGTGCCCAAGGCTGAGATCGTGTCCCATTTGATCAATGGCCTTCCAGGGGAAACACATGAGATGATGGTGGAAAATGTTCGCCGTTGTGTGACCGATAATGAAATTGATGGGATCAAGTTGCACCTCTTGCATTTGATGACCAATACACGCATGCAACGAGACTATCATGAAGGACGACTCCAACTCATGAGCCAGGAGGAATATGTCAAGGTTATCTGTGACCAACTAGAGATCATCCCCAAACACATCGTGATTCACCGGATTACAGGGGATGCGCCTCGTGATATGCTAATTGGTCCCATGTGGAGCCTCAACAAATGGGAAGTCCTAAACGCTATTGAAACTGAAATGCGTCGTCGTGGAAGTACTCAAGGATGTAAGCTAGAAGAAAAGGAGAGTGCCAATGCTTCGACCACTTGA